The following proteins are encoded in a genomic region of Hoeflea phototrophica DFL-43:
- a CDS encoding DUF1488 domain-containing protein, producing MIAFPNEMRSFDEDAGTFRFSGYDGVMEVRFVLEAPALERLAGLSRSADTKYLDAFDQNRKQIQAAALKAYQRTHKSLIRLTTADF from the coding sequence ATGATCGCATTCCCCAACGAAATGCGCAGTTTCGACGAAGACGCCGGAACCTTCCGGTTTTCGGGCTATGATGGCGTCATGGAAGTGCGTTTTGTGCTTGAAGCGCCTGCACTGGAACGTCTTGCCGGGCTGTCGCGCTCTGCGGACACCAAGTATCTTGATGCCTTCGACCAGAACCGAAAGCAGATCCAGGCCGCTGCGCTCAAGGCCTATCAGCGAACCCACAAATCGCTGATCCGGCTGACAACGGCCGATTTCTAG